A section of the Phaseolus vulgaris cultivar G19833 chromosome 8, P. vulgaris v2.0, whole genome shotgun sequence genome encodes:
- the LOC137826303 gene encoding dirigent protein 22-like — protein MFTQFFIFFLLFTPIISTTPHETHDFVRTLDRKMSGLDENQEKFSRFRFYWHDVVSGRNPSSIEVVSSGKNSTTSFGSVNMIENPLTLEPQLNSQLVGMAQGFYASTSQSEVTLLMAMNFAITEGKYNGSSITILGRNPVFNKKREMPVIGGSGLFRFARGYAQLRTHWFSPSTRDAIVEYTVYVLHY, from the exons ATGTTCACCCAatttttcatcttctttctcctcTTCACTCCCATCATCTCCACCACACCACATGAAACCCATGATTTCGTCCGTACCTTAGACCGCAAAATGTCGGGGTTGGACGAAAACCAAGAAAAGTTCAGCCGTTTCAG GTTCTATTGGCACGACGTGGTGAGTGGACGCAACCCTTCTTCCATAGAAGTAGTTTCATCAGGGAAGAACTCAACGACGTCGTTCGGATCGGTGAACATGATAGAGAACCCTTTGACATTGGAACCCCAATTGAACTCTCAGTTGGTGGGGATGGCGCAGGGGTTCTATGCTTCGACGTCCCAGAGTGAGGTTACCTTGCTGATGGCTATGAACTTTGCCATCACTGAAGGGAAGTATAATGGTAGCAGCATCACCATTCTGGGAAGAAACCCTGTGTTCAACAAGAAGAGGGAGATGCCTGTGATTGGTGGAAGTGGCCTCTTTCGATTTGCTAGGGGTTATGCTCAGCTTAGGACTCACTGGTTCTCACCCTCCACTAGGGATGCCATTGTTGAGTACACTGTTTATGTTTTgcattattaa